From Hartmannibacter diazotrophicus, a single genomic window includes:
- a CDS encoding response regulator → METPHILVVEDDPVIRDLVEQFLAANGCRVSSAAHARAMDAILAEASIDLIVLDLMLPGEGGLAICRRLRSNERHMPILMLTALGEDVDRIIGLETGADDYMVKPFNPRELLARVRAILRRWEEPAASSQPARDIFNGGRIQFDRWTVDLLRRQLYDDEGVRVSLTSGEFDLLVTFCRHAGRVLPREQLLEMTRGRVSGGAYDRSVDIMVSRLRRKLQSDTDDGGLINTVRNVGYMFSAEVREKQ, encoded by the coding sequence ATGGAGACACCGCATATTCTCGTCGTCGAGGACGATCCCGTCATCCGCGATCTGGTGGAACAGTTTCTCGCAGCAAACGGATGCCGCGTGTCGAGCGCGGCGCACGCGCGAGCCATGGACGCGATCCTCGCCGAGGCGTCCATCGATCTCATCGTTCTCGACCTGATGCTGCCCGGGGAAGGCGGCCTTGCCATCTGCCGGCGCCTGCGGTCGAACGAGAGGCATATGCCGATCCTGATGCTGACCGCGCTCGGCGAGGATGTCGACCGCATCATCGGCCTGGAGACCGGCGCCGACGACTACATGGTCAAGCCCTTCAATCCGCGCGAACTCCTGGCGCGGGTGCGGGCGATCCTGAGGCGCTGGGAAGAACCGGCGGCCTCCAGCCAGCCGGCGCGCGACATCTTCAACGGCGGCCGCATCCAGTTCGACCGCTGGACCGTCGATCTGCTGCGCCGCCAGCTCTATGACGACGAGGGCGTGAGGGTCTCGCTGACGAGCGGCGAATTCGACCTGCTCGTCACCTTCTGCCGCCATGCCGGACGGGTGCTGCCGCGCGAACAACTTCTGGAAATGACGCGCGGGCGCGTGAGCGGCGGCGCCTATGACCGCAGCGTGGACATCATGGTCTCCCGGCTCAGGCGCAAGCTGCAGTCTGACACCGACGACGGCGGCCTCATCAACACCGTTCGCAATGTCGGCTACATGTTCTCCGCCGAGGTGCGCGAGAAGCAATGA
- a CDS encoding sensor histidine kinase, which yields MNRLLARIPALQRIAVQIALLVTLSIVVTNILVILSVIFFNHFRGPPPVRGSEEDILAFVTRIVTTSAMVAETPVDQQDEMIALVLRAVPHVRPLAEKPDVEPHGLDDKSHEVMLIPSVLRDRLPANIDFRLLPPTRTGSRYPDVAVGFADGQYLLFSHSGVDVPEPPPPVIVLVFGAVAIVLTTGLLLLLMKRTVIAPLERLSARVATVEGSLDGPDFVGEGTREVRQLAHELNGLRDRQKVMIRARTEMLAAVGHDLRTPLTRLRLRSETIANDVTRSEMIEEIDRLARLTEKALAFLRGNSVAEPFERVDVASLLSSLADTYAEMGLELDCDLPARLVASVQPEALTRCVGNLVENGFKFGTNVGLSLRPDEENQRIIIEIHDDGPGIEENLREQLMKPFVRADDKDGRGDRRGGFGLGLAIALQVTTDHKGALELRNVEPHGLLCCLRLPIEQRPIDPAPEADRA from the coding sequence ATGAACCGGCTCCTTGCCCGCATTCCAGCGCTGCAGCGGATCGCGGTGCAGATCGCGTTGCTGGTGACGCTGTCGATCGTCGTCACCAACATCCTGGTGATCCTGAGCGTCATTTTCTTCAATCACTTTCGCGGCCCCCCGCCCGTCCGTGGCTCCGAAGAGGACATCCTCGCCTTCGTCACGCGCATCGTGACGACATCGGCCATGGTCGCCGAAACGCCCGTCGACCAGCAGGACGAGATGATCGCGCTCGTCCTGCGGGCCGTGCCGCATGTGCGGCCTCTTGCCGAGAAGCCCGACGTCGAGCCGCACGGCCTCGATGACAAGAGCCACGAGGTCATGCTGATCCCCAGCGTGCTGCGCGACAGGTTGCCGGCGAACATCGATTTCCGCCTCCTGCCGCCAACCCGCACGGGCAGCCGCTATCCGGACGTGGCGGTCGGCTTTGCCGACGGCCAGTATCTTCTCTTCAGCCATTCCGGCGTCGATGTCCCCGAGCCGCCGCCGCCCGTCATCGTCCTTGTGTTCGGGGCGGTCGCCATCGTGCTCACGACCGGTTTGCTGCTGCTTCTGATGAAGCGCACGGTGATCGCGCCGCTGGAGCGCCTCTCGGCCCGCGTCGCCACCGTGGAGGGCTCGCTGGACGGGCCGGACTTCGTCGGCGAGGGAACGCGGGAGGTTCGCCAGCTGGCGCATGAACTGAACGGGCTCAGGGATCGCCAGAAGGTGATGATCCGGGCGCGAACGGAAATGCTGGCCGCCGTCGGCCACGACCTGCGGACGCCGCTGACGAGACTGCGGCTGCGCTCGGAGACGATCGCGAACGACGTGACGCGCAGCGAAATGATCGAGGAGATCGATCGGCTCGCCCGGCTGACGGAGAAGGCACTCGCCTTCCTGCGCGGCAATTCGGTGGCCGAACCCTTCGAGCGGGTCGACGTCGCCTCCCTGCTTTCCTCGCTGGCGGACACCTATGCAGAAATGGGTCTGGAGCTCGACTGCGACCTGCCGGCGCGTCTTGTCGCCTCGGTCCAGCCGGAAGCCCTGACGCGCTGTGTCGGCAACCTCGTCGAAAACGGCTTCAAGTTCGGCACGAACGTCGGCCTGTCCCTGCGGCCGGACGAGGAGAACCAGCGGATCATCATCGAGATCCACGACGACGGGCCGGGGATCGAGGAAAATCTCCGCGAACAACTGATGAAGCCTTTCGTGCGGGCCGACGACAAGGACGGGCGCGGCGACCGCCGGGGCGGCTTCGGCCTCGGCCTTGCCATCGCTCTTCAGGTGACGACCGACCACAAGGGGGCACTGGAGCTGCGGAACGTCGAACCACACGGGCTGCTGTGCTGCCTGAGGCTTCCGATCGAGCAAAGGCCGATCGATCCGGCACCGGAAGCCGACAGGGCCTGA
- the fumC gene encoding class II fumarate hydratase → MSEVTSNDPADAAMREESDTMGTIAVPASRYWGAQTQRSIGNFPIGRDRFVWGRPIVRSLGILKRAAAEANAELGELPQDIAALIVKAADEVVAGRLDGEFPLVVFQTGSGTQSNMNANEVIANRAIELAGGERGSKKPVHPNDHVNRGQSSNDTFPTAMHIAAMDEIVARLLPAVKRLRDTLAEKAATYDDLVKTGRTHLQDATPITLGQEIGSWVAGIDFGLAEVEKASQGLLDLAIGGTAVGTGLNAHPKFGDLAAQKIAVLTGQPFRSAANKFHALAAHDALVATSAALRTLAGSLMKMANDVRWLASGPRCGIGELLIPENEPGSSIMPGKVNPTQCEALTMVCVQVFGNDAAVAFAGTQGNFQLNVYKPVMVHNVLESIALLSDACLSFNDHCAAGIAPNLNRIEDNLSRNLMLVTALNRHIGYDKAAKIAKTAQKEGLSLREAALGSGFVSAEDYERFVVPIDMTHP, encoded by the coding sequence ATGAGCGAAGTGACGAGCAACGATCCGGCGGACGCGGCGATGCGCGAGGAAAGCGACACGATGGGAACCATCGCGGTTCCCGCCAGCCGCTACTGGGGCGCCCAGACCCAGCGCTCGATCGGCAACTTTCCGATCGGTCGGGACCGCTTTGTCTGGGGCCGGCCGATTGTCCGGTCACTCGGCATCCTCAAGCGTGCCGCCGCCGAAGCCAATGCGGAGCTTGGCGAACTGCCGCAAGACATTGCGGCGTTGATCGTCAAGGCGGCCGACGAGGTCGTTGCAGGTCGTCTCGACGGCGAGTTCCCCCTTGTCGTCTTCCAGACGGGCTCCGGCACCCAGTCCAACATGAACGCCAACGAGGTCATCGCCAACCGGGCCATCGAACTGGCTGGCGGCGAGCGGGGATCGAAGAAGCCCGTTCATCCCAACGATCACGTCAATCGCGGTCAGTCGTCCAACGACACGTTCCCAACGGCCATGCACATTGCCGCGATGGACGAAATCGTCGCGCGGCTCCTGCCTGCCGTCAAACGCCTTCGCGACACGCTGGCCGAAAAGGCCGCGACCTACGACGATCTCGTCAAGACGGGCCGAACCCACCTGCAGGACGCAACGCCGATCACGCTGGGACAGGAGATCGGAAGCTGGGTCGCGGGCATCGACTTCGGTCTGGCCGAGGTGGAAAAGGCAAGCCAGGGGCTGCTGGACCTTGCCATCGGCGGCACGGCCGTCGGAACGGGTCTCAACGCCCATCCGAAGTTCGGCGATCTCGCCGCTCAGAAGATTGCCGTTCTCACCGGCCAGCCATTCCGCTCCGCCGCGAACAAGTTCCATGCGCTTGCCGCTCATGACGCGCTGGTGGCGACATCGGCGGCTTTGCGCACGCTGGCCGGCAGCCTGATGAAGATGGCCAATGACGTGCGCTGGCTGGCGAGTGGCCCGCGCTGCGGCATCGGCGAGCTGCTGATTCCGGAAAACGAACCGGGCTCCTCGATCATGCCGGGCAAGGTCAATCCGACACAGTGCGAGGCGCTCACCATGGTCTGCGTCCAGGTCTTCGGCAACGACGCGGCGGTGGCCTTCGCCGGCACGCAGGGCAATTTCCAGCTCAATGTCTACAAGCCCGTGATGGTCCACAACGTGCTGGAATCGATCGCGCTTCTTTCCGACGCCTGTCTTTCCTTCAACGACCACTGCGCCGCCGGCATCGCGCCGAACCTGAACCGGATCGAGGACAATCTGTCCCGCAACCTGATGCTGGTGACCGCCCTTAACCGGCATATCGGCTACGACAAGGCGGCGAAGATCGCCAAGACCGCCCAGAAGGAAGGCCTCTCCCTGCGCGAGGCCGCGCTCGGCTCCGGTTTCGTCAGCGCCGAGGACTACGAACGCTTCGTCGTTCCGATCGACATGACCCATCCCTGA
- a CDS encoding LysR family transcriptional regulator has translation MRNIDNVHIRRLDMSLLVVFEALMRSGKMSAVADDLGLTQSAVSHAVGRMREIFRDPLFLRNGSGVTPTPRARQLADPISEALASIRLAIQIGHGFDPATSRRNFAIAAVDSAMTELAPELLTILADEAPSCCVTFMTMPMEAAIEAIATGAIDLAIGAFSKTRTPDGRTVPTALYKESFLVMARRGHPRIGDTLDLGLYCALDHILVSFTGDRHGAVDQVLGTIGAVRRIAMVMPQFIPAFAAVAKSDAILTAPLRVCRKLGDYFDLVAYPPPIQLPDFQMQILRHNLSMGDPAINWLEAHVRRSLLGSSPVAAYA, from the coding sequence ATGAGAAATATCGACAACGTTCATATCAGGCGGCTGGACATGTCGCTGCTCGTCGTCTTCGAGGCGCTGATGCGCAGCGGCAAGATGAGTGCGGTCGCCGACGACCTGGGCCTCACCCAGTCTGCCGTCAGCCACGCGGTCGGCCGCATGCGGGAGATTTTTCGCGACCCGCTGTTCCTCAGGAACGGTTCGGGCGTGACCCCGACGCCGCGGGCGCGGCAACTGGCCGATCCGATCTCCGAGGCGCTCGCCTCGATCCGCCTCGCCATCCAGATCGGGCACGGCTTCGATCCCGCCACATCCCGAAGAAACTTCGCCATTGCCGCCGTCGACAGCGCCATGACGGAGCTGGCGCCGGAGCTTCTGACGATTCTTGCGGACGAAGCGCCGTCCTGCTGCGTCACCTTCATGACGATGCCGATGGAGGCCGCCATCGAGGCTATCGCGACCGGTGCGATCGACCTTGCGATCGGCGCCTTCAGCAAGACGAGGACGCCCGACGGCCGAACCGTGCCGACGGCGCTTTACAAGGAGAGCTTCCTCGTCATGGCAAGGCGCGGCCATCCCCGGATCGGCGATACGCTCGACCTCGGTCTCTATTGCGCGCTCGATCACATTCTTGTGTCCTTCACCGGCGACCGCCATGGTGCGGTCGACCAGGTTCTCGGAACCATCGGCGCAGTCCGGCGCATCGCGATGGTGATGCCGCAGTTCATTCCCGCCTTCGCGGCCGTCGCGAAGTCCGATGCCATTCTCACAGCCCCCTTGCGCGTCTGCCGCAAGCTCGGCGACTATTTCGATCTCGTCGCCTATCCGCCGCCCATCCAGCTCCCGGACTTCCAGATGCAGATCCTGCGTCACAACCTGTCGATGGGCG
- a CDS encoding xanthine dehydrogenase family protein molybdopterin-binding subunit: MLHYLQEPRAFRSSLPAASRRGFLKAMGGTTAGLVIGFAMPGIVSQVGEARAADMEAAFNPFVQIAPDGTVTVLIKHLDKGQGIATGLVTLVAEELGASVGQMKAEFAPANVELYKNLFFGIQGTGGSTSMANSFEQYRKAGAAAREMLKAAAAKDWSVPAGEVTIADGKLGHGDKSAGFGDFAAAASKLEAPQDPPLKTPEEWVYIGKSFPRVDVPAKSEGGTGLYGLDVKRDDMLVVTVIRPPKWGATVKDFDAAEALKVRGVVDVKSGPFGVAVFAKTTWPAIKARDLVKVTWDDSKAETRGTDELLAEYRKAADMPAAVVKDADAEAALVAAAETVEMEFAFPFLAHAPMEPLNVTILADPGKSVEIWTGSQMQTVDQMVAGSILGVTPDKVTIDTRWAGGSFGRRAVYNSEYVAEAALVAKAWGKVQPLKIVWTREDDIKGGYYRPMYVHKVRAGVDAEGMIMGWQHRIVGQSIFTGTAMEKMVVKDGIDEASVEGIADTTYAINGFRLELASPKVGVPVLWWRSVGHTHTAYVMETVMDALAAKAGKDPVAFRLEHLKDDPRKVAVLKLAAEKAGWDTVPAKGRYRGVAVHKSFNTYVAEVAEITYDAGNFKVEKVVCAVDCGVPVNPDNIKAQVEGGVGFGLGAVMRDAITLTGGEVDQSNFDTYEPLRMSDMPEVEVHIIQSAEAPTGIGEPGVPPIGPAVANAIFKATGKHPLKLPFTTGDFA, translated from the coding sequence ATGCTGCACTATCTCCAAGAGCCTCGCGCCTTCCGCTCCTCGCTGCCGGCCGCTTCGCGGCGCGGCTTCCTGAAGGCCATGGGCGGCACGACGGCCGGCCTCGTCATCGGCTTCGCCATGCCGGGCATCGTTTCGCAGGTCGGAGAAGCCCGGGCCGCCGACATGGAGGCTGCGTTCAATCCCTTCGTCCAGATTGCTCCCGACGGCACGGTGACCGTGCTGATCAAGCATCTCGACAAGGGACAGGGCATCGCGACGGGCCTCGTGACCCTTGTCGCCGAGGAACTCGGTGCCTCCGTCGGACAGATGAAGGCCGAATTCGCTCCGGCCAACGTCGAGCTCTACAAGAACCTCTTCTTCGGCATCCAGGGCACCGGCGGGTCGACGTCGATGGCCAACTCCTTCGAGCAGTATCGCAAGGCCGGCGCCGCCGCCCGCGAGATGCTGAAGGCCGCCGCCGCCAAGGACTGGTCCGTGCCGGCCGGCGAGGTCACGATTGCCGATGGCAAGCTCGGCCACGGCGACAAGAGCGCCGGTTTCGGCGACTTTGCCGCTGCCGCGTCCAAGCTCGAGGCGCCGCAGGACCCGCCGCTCAAGACCCCCGAGGAATGGGTCTATATCGGCAAGTCCTTTCCGCGTGTCGACGTGCCGGCCAAGTCCGAGGGCGGGACCGGCCTCTACGGCCTCGACGTCAAGCGCGATGACATGCTCGTCGTCACCGTGATTCGTCCGCCGAAGTGGGGCGCGACGGTCAAGGACTTCGATGCCGCCGAGGCGCTCAAGGTTCGCGGCGTCGTCGACGTCAAGTCCGGGCCTTTCGGCGTCGCGGTCTTCGCCAAGACCACCTGGCCGGCGATCAAGGCCCGAGACCTCGTCAAGGTGACCTGGGACGACAGCAAGGCCGAGACCCGCGGCACGGACGAACTGCTGGCCGAATACCGCAAGGCGGCCGACATGCCCGCCGCCGTGGTCAAGGACGCCGACGCGGAGGCTGCCCTTGTCGCGGCTGCCGAAACGGTCGAGATGGAATTCGCCTTCCCCTTCCTCGCCCACGCGCCGATGGAACCGCTCAACGTCACGATCCTCGCCGATCCCGGCAAGTCGGTCGAGATCTGGACGGGATCGCAGATGCAGACCGTCGACCAGATGGTTGCCGGCTCGATCCTCGGTGTGACGCCCGACAAGGTCACCATCGACACCCGCTGGGCCGGTGGCTCCTTCGGCCGCCGTGCTGTCTACAACAGCGAGTATGTGGCCGAGGCCGCCCTCGTCGCCAAGGCGTGGGGCAAGGTCCAGCCGCTGAAGATCGTCTGGACCCGCGAGGACGACATCAAGGGCGGCTACTACCGGCCGATGTATGTCCACAAGGTCCGGGCCGGCGTCGACGCCGAAGGCATGATCATGGGCTGGCAGCACCGCATCGTCGGCCAGTCGATCTTCACCGGCACCGCCATGGAGAAGATGGTCGTCAAGGACGGCATCGACGAGGCCTCGGTCGAAGGCATCGCCGACACGACCTATGCCATCAACGGCTTCCGCCTCGAACTGGCATCGCCGAAGGTCGGCGTTCCGGTCCTGTGGTGGCGCTCGGTGGGCCACACCCACACCGCCTACGTGATGGAGACGGTGATGGACGCGCTCGCCGCCAAGGCCGGCAAGGACCCGGTTGCCTTCCGTCTGGAGCATCTCAAGGACGATCCGCGCAAGGTGGCGGTCCTGAAGCTCGCTGCGGAAAAGGCCGGTTGGGACACGGTTCCCGCCAAGGGCCGCTATCGCGGCGTTGCCGTCCACAAGTCCTTCAACACCTATGTCGCCGAGGTCGCGGAAATCACCTACGACGCCGGTAACTTCAAGGTCGAGAAGGTCGTCTGTGCCGTCGACTGCGGCGTCCCGGTCAATCCGGACAACATCAAGGCGCAGGTCGAGGGCGGCGTCGGCTTCGGCCTCGGCGCGGTGATGCGTGATGCCATCACGCTGACCGGCGGCGAGGTCGACCAGTCCAACTTCGACACCTACGAACCGCTGCGCATGTCCGACATGCCGGAGGTCGAGGTGCATATCATCCAGTCCGCCGAGGCGCCGACCGGCATCGGCGAGCCGGGCGTGCCGCCGATCGGACCGGCGGTGGCCAACGCCATCTTCAAGGCGACCGGCAAGCACCCGCTAAAGCTGCCGTTCACGACGGGCGACTTCGCCTGA
- a CDS encoding (2Fe-2S)-binding protein, whose product MIKLKINGTEREIDADEDTPLLWALRDEFDMTGTKFGCGVGLCGACTVHLDGVAVRGCQTAIGDVGASEVTTIEGIAGKAAEAVKAAWVDLQVPQCGYCQSGQIMSATALLTDNPKPSDDDIVTAMDGNACRCATYVRIHAAVKRASEMMEG is encoded by the coding sequence ATGATCAAGTTGAAGATCAACGGCACCGAGCGGGAGATCGATGCCGATGAAGACACGCCGCTCCTGTGGGCCCTGCGTGACGAGTTCGACATGACCGGCACCAAGTTCGGTTGCGGCGTGGGCCTTTGCGGCGCCTGCACGGTGCATCTCGACGGCGTCGCCGTGCGCGGTTGCCAGACGGCCATCGGCGATGTCGGTGCGTCGGAAGTGACGACCATCGAGGGTATCGCGGGCAAGGCCGCCGAGGCCGTCAAGGCGGCGTGGGTGGACCTGCAGGTGCCGCAGTGCGGCTATTGCCAGTCCGGCCAGATCATGAGCGCGACGGCGCTTCTGACCGACAATCCCAAGCCGTCCGACGACGACATCGTCACCGCGATGGATGGCAATGCCTGCCGCTGCGCCACCTATGTCCGCATTCATGCCGCCGTGAAGCGCGCATCCGAAATGATGGAGGGCTGA
- a CDS encoding EF-hand domain-containing protein, with protein sequence MSVGGIGGFNPANGFASRILSQADTDVNGGLSLEEFGATNQTDASDEDITNLFNTLDSDSDGLVSGDELATGISQLSSETASSLLSAQEFGAGGLPPPPGGPGGPGGPGGQRGGEGDFFSDTDTDGSGTLSLDEFSAKGDEFSAKGDEIGISSEDSQDLFSTIDSDGDGEISEDEDQSYKQAQAEERSAGGPPPPPPGGGGPGGAQGFGGGSDLASILASSSAYSSSSSSTIDLVSLFDQAA encoded by the coding sequence ATGAGTGTCGGCGGTATTGGCGGCTTCAACCCCGCCAACGGCTTTGCCTCACGTATCCTGAGTCAGGCCGACACGGACGTGAACGGAGGATTGTCGCTCGAAGAATTCGGCGCGACGAACCAGACCGATGCGTCCGACGAGGACATTACCAATCTTTTCAACACCCTGGATTCCGATTCGGACGGACTTGTGTCCGGCGACGAGCTTGCCACCGGCATCTCGCAGCTTTCATCCGAAACGGCATCCTCGCTTCTGTCCGCTCAGGAATTCGGTGCCGGCGGCCTGCCGCCGCCTCCGGGCGGTCCAGGCGGTCCGGGTGGCCCCGGTGGCCAGCGCGGTGGAGAAGGCGACTTCTTCTCCGACACGGACACCGACGGCTCGGGAACCCTGTCGCTCGACGAGTTCTCGGCCAAGGGCGACGAGTTCTCGGCCAAGGGCGACGAGATCGGCATTTCCTCTGAAGATTCGCAAGATCTCTTCAGCACCATCGACAGCGACGGTGACGGCGAGATCAGTGAAGACGAAGACCAGAGCTACAAGCAGGCTCAGGCCGAAGAACGCAGTGCCGGCGGACCGCCTCCCCCCCCTCCGGGTGGCGGTGGACCTGGCGGCGCCCAGGGCTTCGGCGGCGGCAGCGATCTGGCAAGCATTCTTGCCAGCAGTTCGGCCTACAGCAGCAGTTCCAGTTCGACGATCGATCTTGTTTCACTGTTCGATCAGGCCGCCTGA
- a CDS encoding DUF302 domain-containing protein, which translates to MSYHFTTTLNQPFEQAVETVTAALKEKGFGVLTTIDVKATLKAKIGAEFRPYVILGACNPGFAFKALQAEPKIGTMLPCNVVVEEKGDHVEVSAIDPMASMQAVDNPALGAVATEVRDLLKSVVDDLAAKAKAA; encoded by the coding sequence ATGAGCTATCACTTCACCACCACTCTCAACCAGCCATTCGAGCAGGCCGTCGAAACGGTGACGGCCGCGCTCAAGGAAAAGGGGTTCGGCGTTTTGACGACGATCGACGTCAAGGCAACCCTGAAGGCCAAGATCGGCGCCGAGTTCCGTCCCTATGTCATTCTCGGCGCCTGCAATCCCGGCTTCGCCTTCAAGGCGCTGCAGGCCGAGCCGAAGATCGGCACCATGCTGCCGTGCAATGTCGTCGTCGAGGAGAAGGGCGACCACGTGGAGGTGTCGGCCATCGATCCGATGGCATCGATGCAGGCCGTCGACAATCCGGCGCTCGGCGCCGTCGCGACGGAAGTGCGCGACCTCCTGAAGAGCGTCGTCGACGATCTGGCGGCCAAAGCCAAGGCGGCCTGA